The Fragaria vesca subsp. vesca linkage group LG2, FraVesHawaii_1.0, whole genome shotgun sequence genome includes a window with the following:
- the LOC101300496 gene encoding trafficking protein particle complex subunit 9-like, producing the protein MEPDVSIETSSMIRVAVLPIGHVPPVLLRDYHAMLLRHQTIPLSAVSSFYTEHQKSPFAHQPWDSGSLRFKFVLGGAPPSPWEDFQSNRKTLAVIGICHCPSSPDLGSVMDQFDTACRAYPAALVERCFAFSPADSQLEDGSKKGWNLMLFPPADRATQEFHLQTMMQDIAASLLMEFEKWVLKAEPAGTIVKTPLDSQATLNSEEVIKAKKRRLGRAQKTMGDYCMLAGSPVDANLHYSTALELARLTGDFFWYAGALEGSVCALLIDQMGQKDTAVEEEVRYRYSSVILHYKKSFIQENAQRVSPLTFELEATLKLARFLCRRELAKEVVELLTNAADGAKSLIDASDRLVLYVEIARLYGTLGYQRKAAFFSRQVAQLYLQQDNRLAAISAMQVLAMTTKAYRVQSKASVLEDSLSKETGSGLAESGKILHQSVVSLFESQWSTLQMVVLREILLSAVRAGDPLAAWGAAARLLRSYYPLITPAGQNGLASALSNSADRLPSGTRCADPALPFIRLYSFPLHPSQMDIVKRNPAREDWWAGAANTGPFIYTPFSKGEPSNSSKQELIWIVGEPVQILVELANPCGFDLKVDSIYLSVPSGNFDAFPVAVNLPPNSSKVVTLSGIPTSVGPVTIPGCTVHCFGVITEHLFKDVDNLLLGATQGLVLSDPFRCCGSARLKNISVPSISVVPPLPLLVSRVVGGDGAIILHEGEIRDIWISLANAGTVPVEQVHVSLSGKHQDSVLSIASETLKSALPLRPGAEVTIPVTLKAWRIVAADADTAAGRSASKHSKDGNSPTLLIHYAGTVPNTEDPSTDKSVVPPGRRLVVPLQICVLQGLSFVKARLLSMEIPAQVGYNLPTPVHTDYSLTEGAAGTPNKLDQLVKIDPFRGSWGLRFLELELSNPTDVVFEISVSVQLENTDHEQSLSVDQDATEYGYPKTRIDRDCSARVLIPLEHFKLPVLDDSFFVKDNQADGSASGRSTSFSERNTKAELNASIKNLISRIKVRWQSGRNSSGELNIKDAVQAALQTSVMDVLLPDPLTFGFRLSRSGPGPENIDSHEKSNDEVNSSASKGSVMAHEMTPMEVMVRNNTKELIKMSLNVVCRDVAGEDCVECAKATVLCSGVLSGITVEIPPLEEIKHSFSLYFLVPGEYTLIAAAMIEDATDILRARARTTSSDEPIFCHGPPYHVRVVGTA; encoded by the exons ATGGAGCCGGACGTCAGCATCGAAACCAGCTCCATGATCCGCGTGGCGGTCCTCCCGATCGGCCACGTCCCCCCGGTGCTGCTGCGCGACTACCACGCGATGCTGCTCCGCCACCAGACGATCCCTCTCTCCGCCGTCAGCTCCTTCTACACGGAGCACCAGAAGTCGCCGTTCGCTCACCAGCCCTGGGACTCCGGCAGCCTCCGCTTCAAGTTCGTCCTCGGCGGCGCCCCTCCCTCCCCCTGGGAGGACTTCCAGTCCAACCGCAAAACCCTCGCCGTCATCGGCATCTGCCACTGCCCTTCCTCCCCCGATCTCGGCTCCGTCATGGATCAATTCGACACCGCCTGCCGCGCCTACCCCGCCGCCCTCGTCGAGCGCTGCTTCGCCTTCTCTCCCGCCGATTCTCAG TTGGAGGATGGGAGTAAGAAAGGATGGAATTTAATGCTGTTTCCGCCTGCGGATCGGGCGACGCAGGAGTTTCACTTGCAAACAATGATGCAGGACATAGCGGCGTCATTGCTAATGGAGTTTGAGAAATGGGTGCTTAAGGCGGAGCCGGCAGGGACTATTGTCAAGACGCCGTTGGATTCTCAAGCTACTCTCAACTCTGAGGAG GTTATAAAGGCGAAGAAGCGGAGGCTTGGGCGTGCACAGAAGACAATGGGAGATTATTGCATGCTGGCAGGATCACCAGTTGATGCCAATCTTCATTACTCTACTGCGCTGGAACTTGCTAGGTTGACTGGAGATTTTTTCTGGTATGCTGGTGCATTGGAGGGGAGCGTTTGTGCATTACTG ATTGACCAAATGGGCCAAAAGGATACAGCCGTGGAAGAAGAAGTCAGATATCGGTATAGTAGTGTCATTTTGCACTACAAGAAGTCATTCATACAAGAAAATGCTCAGAG AGTTTCACCCTTAACATTTGAACTTGAGGCTACTTTGAAATTAGCAAGGTTTCTTTGCAG ACGAGAGCTGGCTAAGGAGGTAGTGGAGCTACTAACAAATGCAGCAGATGGTGCGAAATCTCTGATTGATGCCAGTGATAGACTTGTACTCTATGTTGAAATTGCTCGTTTGTATGGAACTCTCGGTTATCAGCGAAAAGCTGCCTTTTTCTCTAGGCAGGTAGCCCAGTTATATTTGCAACAAGATAATAGACTGGCTGCCATTAGTGCAATGCAAGTGTTGGCAATGACCACAAAAGCCTACCGGGTTCAAAGTAAAGCTTCAGTCTTAGAAGATTCTCTTTCCAAA GAAACTGGATCAGGTCTTGCTGAGAGTGGGAAAATACTCCACCAGTCGGTAGTGTCTCTATTTGAGTCTCAGTGGAGCACATTACAGATGGTTGTACTAAGGGAAATCCTGCTATCTGCTGTCCGAGCAGGAGATCCTCTTGCTGCCTGGGGTGCAGCAGCAAGACTACTAAGATCATATTATCCTTTAATTACGCCTGCTGGGCAAAATGGCCTTGCTAGTGCACTTTCCAATTCAGCGGATCGGTTGCCATCAGGAACTCGCTGTGCTGACCCTGCCTTACCTTTCATTAG GTTATATTCTTTTCCTCTCCATCCCTCACAAATGGACATTGTCAAGCGCAATCCTGCTAGAGAAGACTGGTGGGCTGGAGCTGCTAATACTGGGCCTTTTATTTACACGCCATTCAGCAAGGGAGAGCCAAGCAATAGCAGCAAACAGGAGTTGATATGGATAGTTGGAGAACCAGTTCAGATTCTGGTAGAACTGGCAAACCCATGCGGCTTTGATTTGAAGGTCGATAGTATATATCTCTCCGTGCCTTCAGGAAATTTTGATGCTTTTCCAGTCGCTGTAAATCTTCCACCCAATTCATCAAAGGTGGTCACTTTATCAGGGATTCCAACTTCAGTGGGGCCAGTGACAATACCTGGATGCACCGTCCACTGCTTTGGTGTTATTACTGAACACCTGTTTAAGGATGTTGACAATCTACTCCTTGGAGCTACACAAGGACTTGTTCTTTCTGACCCTTTCAGATGCTGTGGGTCTGCAAGGTTGAAAAATATATCTGTCCCAAGTATTTCTGTAGTTCCACCGCTGCCATTACTGGTTTCTCGTGTTGTTGGTGGTGATGGTGCAATCATTCTACACGAAGGTGAAATTCGTGATATATGGATAAGTCTGGCTAATGCTGGTACAGTTCCGGTGGAGCAAGTCCATGTATCACTATCTGGAAAACACCAAGATTCTGTTCTCTCGATCGCATCTGAAACCTTAAAATCTGCCCTTCCCTTGAGGCCTGGAGCAGAAGTGACAATACCTGTGACTTTAAAAGCTTGGCGAATTGTAGCAGCAGATGCTGATACTGCTGCCGGTAGGAGTGCCTCTAAGCACTCTAAGGATGGAAATAGCCCCACATTATTGATCCATTATGCAG GGACTGTGCCAAATACTGAAGATCCTTCTACAGATAAGTCTGTTGTCCCGCCTGGCAGACGCTTGGTTGTTCCTTTGCAGATTTGTGTTTTGCAAGGTTTGTCTTTTGTAAAGGCTCGTCTGCTCTCGATGGAGATTCCTGCCCAAGTAGGTTACAACCTTCCGACACCAGTTCATACTGATTATAGTCTTACTGAAGGAGCTGCGGGCACTCCAAATAAGTTGGACCAATTGGTGAAGATTGATCCTTTCAGAGGAAGCTGGGGACTTCGCTTTCTTGAACTTGAGTTGTCTAATCCCACTGATGTTGTTTTTGAAATTAGTGTTTCGGTCCAACTGGAGAACACTGATCATGAGCAGAGCCTCTCCGTTGATCAAGATGCTACTGAGTATGGTTACCCTAAAACAAGAATTGATCGGGATTGTTCTGCAAGGGTACTGATACCACTGGAGCATTTTAAGTTGCCTGTTCTTGATGATTCTTTTTTTGTGAAAGATAATCAAGCTGATGGGAGTGCCAGTGGCAGAAGTACTAGCTTTTCAGAAAGGAATACGAAAGCTGAACTTAATGCCTCTATCAAGAACCTTATATCTAGAATAAAGGTTAGGTGGCAATCAGGGCGAAACAGTTCTGGAGAATTAAATATCAAGGATGCTGTACAGGCTGCCCTTCAGACATCTGTTATGGATGTACTGCTGCCAGACCCATTAACATTTGGCTTCAGGCTTTCTAGAAGTGGCCCTGGACCTGAAAATATTGACTCCCATGAAAAATCCAATGATGAAGTTAACTCTTCTGCTTCTAAAGGTTCTGTGATGGCGCATGAAATGACCCCAATGGAAGTTATGGTTCGTAACAACACAAAGGAGTTAATCAAGATGAGTCTTAATGTGGTGTGCAGGGATGTTGCTGGAGAGGATTGTGTAGAGTGTGCTAAGGCGACTGTCTTATGTTCTG GGGTTTTGAGTGGAATAACCGTGGAGATTCCACCGCTGGAAGAAATCAAGCATTCCTTCTCTTTGTATTTTCTCGTCCCCGGGGAGTACACACTAATAGCGGCTGCCATGATCGAAGATGCTACTGATATCCTCAGGGCTCGTGCAAGAACCACATCCTCTGATGAGCCAATCTTCTGTCATGGGCCTCCATATCATGTCCGGGTTGTTGGCACTGCATAA